One genomic region from Prevotella sp. Rep29 encodes:
- a CDS encoding porin family protein, producing the protein MKKLVIMAALALSSVGAFAQQAVGTWSVTPKVGMNIANITDGNGDPRIGLAAGAEVEYQATDMVSITAGALYSMQGAKDKTDGITSTMKLDYINIPILANVYVAKGFAVKLGIQPAFNVNAKSTIKGMGQEITADFKDGIKTIDFSIPVGISYEYMNFVIDARYNWGLTKVAKNKTLQIMGEEIEFGGKGKNSVFQITLGYKIPL; encoded by the coding sequence ATGAAAAAATTAGTTATCATGGCAGCCCTCGCGCTGTCTTCAGTAGGTGCTTTCGCACAACAAGCAGTAGGAACATGGTCGGTAACTCCGAAAGTGGGTATGAATATTGCTAACATCACTGACGGTAATGGTGACCCACGCATTGGATTGGCGGCTGGTGCAGAAGTTGAATATCAGGCAACTGATATGGTTAGCATAACCGCAGGAGCTCTCTATTCTATGCAGGGAGCAAAGGACAAGACGGATGGCATAACAAGCACCATGAAATTGGACTATATTAATATCCCTATCTTAGCCAACGTCTATGTTGCAAAAGGATTTGCAGTAAAACTTGGTATTCAACCTGCCTTTAACGTAAATGCAAAATCTACAATAAAGGGAATGGGTCAAGAGATTACCGCAGATTTCAAGGACGGAATCAAAACTATTGACTTTTCCATCCCTGTAGGTATATCTTACGAATACATGAACTTTGTCATAGATGCACGCTACAACTGGGGGCTCACAAAGGTTGCAAAAAACAAGACTCTCCAGATTATGGGTGAAGAAATTGAATTTGGCGGCAAAGGAAAGAACAGCGTATTCCAAATCACACTCGGTTACAAGATTCCGCTCTAA
- a CDS encoding TonB-dependent receptor has product MVKKLTMILAGLFLSIGIATAQTQISGTVVSEEDGEPIIGASVLVVGTNVGVATDIDGKFTLALPAGHNKLRISYVGMLTQEVTARDGMVVNMQSDSQGLDEVIVVAYGTQKKASFTGSASTIKAEKIEKLQVSNLSKALEGAVAGVQSFSSSGTPGSGATILIRGIGSISSTQTPLIVVDGVPYEGSLNSISSQDIESFTILKDAAANSMYGARGANGVIMITTKTAKGGKARVNFDARWGFNARGVPNYETVRDPGTYYELFWESMRNNYQALGDVPNPGLEASNKLIEELKYNIFRGVADTEIIDPVTGKLNPLATTRKWNDDWTKDPFENGFRQEYNANVSGGNENTHAYFSLGYLGDKGYIAGSDFKRYSTRLKIDQNIGNNIRVGANLAYSNTDQKTFGNTENNFSNIFMFSQNIAPIYPIYLYDDEGNPVYDDDGNRSYDFGDYRPYGSNQNPYAVAMWNQRSTLRDNLSARGYFEWTFLNDFKFTLNGAYDLFNTTGSEFYTPIGGDAKNVNGRAYKDSQRYAAINLNQLLDWTHDFGNHNVHVLLGHETKNDKSKYLYGHMTNFAHPEIGEFANATQYQDLTSYTSEYSLEGFFAKGEYNYLDRYYFTASIRRDGSSRFHKDNRWGTFWAVGASWRLKEEPWLKEVNWLNSLKLKASYGTQGNDRIGIAHAYTDLFQVDRMDGDAAFTKYRRGNKDLTWEKSHNFNIGVEAGFWNRLNVNFEFFIKETKDMLYYSPIPRSEGSPSGIYRNEMDMKNTGFELEINGDIIKNKHVRWNAALNLTHYKNKLTRLPVSKPAELYPDGYPAGNYWRKIGGSLYDWYMYEYVGVDAETGLPQYNKYLVDEEGNETGEIELVDNITDATQRQLNKSAIPDLTGGFSTTVEAYGFDLSIQTAFQLGGWAFDSSYSSLLNAGNAGHGFHKDVLKRWTPENTNTNIPMLRYQYNNAGISGNSDYYLTKASYFSLRNITLGYTLPKKVTNSWGINSLRIYLVGDNIWLASKRKGFDPRQSIDGDYGYFGYSALSSYSIGVNLSF; this is encoded by the coding sequence ATGGTAAAGAAACTAACAATGATTCTCGCCGGTCTGTTCCTCAGTATAGGAATAGCAACGGCACAGACGCAAATCAGCGGTACCGTGGTTTCCGAAGAAGATGGCGAGCCCATTATCGGAGCATCGGTGCTTGTGGTTGGTACTAATGTCGGTGTTGCTACTGACATTGACGGTAAGTTTACTTTGGCTTTGCCGGCAGGTCACAACAAGCTGCGCATCTCATACGTAGGTATGTTGACGCAGGAGGTGACTGCTCGCGACGGCATGGTGGTAAACATGCAAAGCGACTCACAAGGTCTGGACGAAGTGATTGTGGTTGCCTATGGCACGCAGAAGAAGGCTTCGTTCACCGGTTCTGCCTCTACGATTAAGGCAGAAAAGATTGAGAAGTTGCAGGTGTCTAACCTTTCGAAGGCTCTGGAAGGAGCGGTTGCCGGTGTGCAGTCGTTCTCCAGTTCTGGTACTCCGGGTTCGGGTGCAACCATCCTTATCCGCGGTATCGGTTCTATTTCCAGCACCCAGACTCCGCTCATCGTAGTCGATGGTGTGCCTTATGAAGGTTCGCTGAACTCTATTTCTTCTCAGGACATCGAGTCGTTCACCATTCTGAAGGACGCTGCTGCCAACTCTATGTACGGTGCGCGCGGTGCCAATGGTGTCATCATGATTACCACGAAGACCGCCAAGGGTGGTAAGGCTCGTGTGAACTTCGATGCTCGTTGGGGTTTCAACGCACGCGGTGTGCCCAACTATGAGACAGTGAGAGACCCGGGAACATACTACGAGTTGTTCTGGGAGTCTATGCGCAACAACTATCAGGCATTAGGCGACGTGCCTAATCCAGGTCTTGAGGCATCTAACAAGCTGATTGAAGAGTTGAAGTACAACATCTTCCGCGGTGTGGCTGACACTGAAATCATCGATCCCGTTACAGGTAAGCTCAATCCGCTGGCAACCACCCGCAAGTGGAACGACGACTGGACGAAAGACCCGTTCGAGAATGGTTTCCGTCAGGAGTACAATGCCAACGTATCTGGTGGTAACGAGAACACACACGCTTACTTCTCACTCGGCTATCTGGGTGACAAGGGTTACATCGCAGGTTCTGACTTCAAGCGCTATTCTACACGTCTGAAGATCGACCAGAACATCGGTAACAACATCCGCGTGGGTGCCAACCTGGCTTACTCGAACACGGACCAGAAGACTTTCGGTAACACCGAGAACAACTTCTCGAACATCTTCATGTTCTCACAGAACATCGCTCCGATCTATCCGATCTATCTCTACGATGACGAGGGCAATCCCGTTTACGACGACGACGGCAACCGCTCATACGACTTCGGTGACTATCGTCCTTATGGTTCTAACCAGAACCCGTATGCCGTGGCTATGTGGAACCAGCGTTCTACCCTCCGCGACAACCTTTCTGCACGCGGATATTTCGAGTGGACGTTCCTGAACGACTTCAAGTTCACCCTCAACGGTGCATACGACCTGTTCAACACCACCGGTTCTGAGTTCTATACTCCTATCGGCGGCGACGCCAAGAACGTGAACGGACGTGCTTACAAAGATTCTCAGCGTTATGCAGCTATCAACCTCAACCAGCTGCTCGACTGGACTCACGACTTCGGCAACCACAACGTACACGTGTTGCTCGGTCACGAGACCAAGAACGATAAGTCTAAGTATCTCTATGGACACATGACCAACTTCGCTCATCCTGAGATTGGCGAATTTGCTAACGCAACACAGTATCAGGACCTCACGAGCTACACTTCAGAATACTCTCTCGAAGGTTTCTTCGCAAAGGGTGAGTACAACTACCTCGACCGCTACTACTTCACAGCAAGTATCCGTCGCGACGGTAGCTCACGCTTCCACAAGGACAACCGCTGGGGTACGTTCTGGGCAGTAGGTGCTTCTTGGCGCCTGAAGGAAGAGCCGTGGCTCAAGGAAGTGAACTGGCTGAACTCGCTCAAGCTGAAAGCCAGCTACGGTACGCAGGGTAACGACCGCATCGGTATTGCTCACGCTTACACCGACCTGTTCCAGGTTGACCGTATGGACGGCGACGCTGCCTTCACGAAATATCGTCGTGGAAACAAAGACCTCACATGGGAGAAGAGCCACAACTTCAACATCGGTGTGGAAGCTGGCTTCTGGAACCGCCTGAACGTGAACTTCGAGTTCTTCATCAAGGAGACCAAGGACATGCTCTACTACAGCCCGATTCCTCGCAGTGAGGGTAGCCCGAGCGGTATCTATCGCAACGAGATGGACATGAAGAACACTGGTTTCGAGCTCGAAATCAACGGTGACATCATCAAGAACAAGCACGTGAGATGGAACGCAGCGCTGAACCTGACTCACTACAAGAACAAGCTGACCCGTCTGCCGGTGTCTAAGCCCGCAGAACTCTATCCTGACGGATATCCTGCCGGCAACTACTGGCGCAAGATTGGCGGTTCGCTCTACGACTGGTACATGTACGAGTATGTAGGTGTAGATGCTGAGACCGGTCTGCCACAGTACAACAAGTACCTGGTTGATGAAGAAGGCAACGAGACGGGCGAAATCGAACTCGTTGACAACATCACCGACGCTACACAGCGCCAGCTCAACAAGTCGGCTATTCCTGACCTGACCGGTGGTTTCTCAACAACCGTTGAGGCTTACGGATTCGACCTGTCTATCCAGACAGCATTCCAGCTCGGAGGTTGGGCATTCGACTCTTCTTACAGCTCACTGCTGAACGCAGGCAACGCCGGCCATGGCTTCCACAAGGACGTGCTGAAGCGCTGGACACCGGAGAACACGAACACCAACATCCCGATGCTCCGCTACCAGTACAACAACGCAGGTATCAGCGGCAACTCTGACTACTATCTGACGAAGGCTTCTTACTTCAGCCTCCGCAACATCACTCTGGGCTACACACTGCCTAAGAAGGTGACCAACTCTTGGGGAATCAACTCACTGCGTATCTACCTCGTAGGTGACAACATCTGGCTCGCTTCAAAGCGTAAGGGCTTCGACCCGCGTCAGAGCATCGACGGTGACTACGGATACTTCGGATATTCTGCACTGAGCAGCTACTCTATCGGTGTGAACCTCTCATTCTAA
- a CDS encoding helix-hairpin-helix domain-containing protein — MKKKAFGLLLAMVVSVSCLAQTERPWERYFNELGVMEDMESASWESVYELLSELEEHPLNINAATREDLERFPFLTAQQVEDICAYLYQYGSMQTLGELAMIESLDYDTRQLLSLFVCAEPVEKRTFPSLKDLAKYGKHELMLTGKIPFYERRGDEEGYLGYKYKHSFRYTYSYKEYVKAGLVGAQDAGEPFFGTHNKWGYDHYSFYVLVQKLGRLKTLAVGRYRVNFGMGLVINNDFNLGKLATLSTLGQRTNSIRGHSSRMESNYLQGAAATVTVATGLDVSAFVSYRNIDATLNSDGETIATLLKTGYHRTESELLRKNNAAEFVAGANVNFSRSGFRVGATAVYNSYDRELKPNTSQIYRYHYPAGKHFYNIGIDYGYRHHQFAFRGETATGGCGAIASLNTLSFRLSGDIELMAIHRFYSYKYYALHAESFSEGGSVQNENGVYLGVTWRPNRNFRLFAYSDFAYFAWPRYQADEASRSWENLIQMSYEKGNWAFFGRYRYKMREKNNEAKTGLIDQTTHRGRLSADYDGGIWTAKTQGDIAYSTYKKNSFGWMVTQNLSCKPLAWIDVNASLGYFHTDDYDSRLYTYERGMLYTFNFPAFYGEGIRYALRVRADISKEWMVMARLAVTDYFDRDHISSGLQQINRSSMSDLELQLRWKF; from the coding sequence ATGAAGAAGAAAGCCTTTGGTCTCTTGCTTGCGATGGTTGTTTCCGTCAGCTGTCTGGCTCAGACGGAGCGCCCGTGGGAGCGCTATTTCAACGAATTGGGTGTGATGGAGGATATGGAGTCTGCCTCGTGGGAGTCGGTGTATGAATTGTTGTCGGAGCTGGAGGAGCATCCGTTGAACATCAATGCGGCGACGCGCGAGGACCTTGAGCGTTTCCCTTTTCTGACGGCTCAGCAGGTGGAGGACATCTGCGCCTATCTGTATCAGTATGGCAGCATGCAGACGCTGGGCGAACTGGCAATGATTGAGTCGCTTGACTACGACACGCGGCAGCTGCTCTCGCTGTTTGTGTGTGCAGAACCTGTGGAGAAGCGCACGTTTCCGTCGCTGAAAGACTTGGCGAAGTATGGCAAGCACGAGCTGATGCTCACGGGAAAGATTCCTTTCTACGAAAGGCGTGGCGACGAAGAGGGCTATCTGGGTTATAAGTATAAGCATTCTTTCCGTTATACCTACAGTTATAAAGAGTATGTGAAGGCAGGTCTTGTTGGTGCTCAGGATGCCGGCGAGCCGTTCTTCGGCACCCATAACAAGTGGGGCTATGACCACTATTCGTTCTATGTGCTCGTGCAGAAGTTGGGTCGGCTGAAGACATTGGCGGTGGGCAGATACCGCGTGAACTTCGGCATGGGGCTCGTCATCAACAACGATTTCAATCTGGGAAAACTGGCAACGCTCTCCACGCTCGGGCAGCGCACGAACAGCATACGGGGACATTCGTCGCGCATGGAGAGCAACTATCTGCAGGGTGCGGCGGCAACGGTGACTGTGGCGACGGGGCTGGACGTGAGCGCCTTCGTGTCGTATCGGAACATTGACGCCACGCTGAACAGCGACGGAGAGACGATAGCCACACTGCTGAAGACGGGCTACCACCGCACGGAGAGCGAGTTGCTGCGGAAGAACAATGCCGCAGAGTTCGTGGCAGGTGCCAACGTGAACTTTTCGCGGAGCGGCTTTCGCGTGGGAGCGACAGCGGTATATAACAGTTACGACCGCGAACTGAAACCGAACACCTCGCAAATCTATCGCTACCACTACCCGGCAGGGAAGCATTTCTACAACATCGGCATCGATTACGGCTACCGCCACCACCAATTCGCTTTCAGGGGCGAGACGGCAACAGGCGGCTGCGGTGCCATTGCCAGTCTGAACACGTTGTCGTTCCGGCTCTCAGGCGATATTGAACTGATGGCAATCCACCGCTTCTACAGCTACAAATACTATGCCTTGCATGCAGAAAGTTTCAGCGAGGGTGGCAGTGTGCAGAATGAGAATGGAGTGTATCTCGGCGTCACATGGCGCCCGAACAGGAATTTCCGGCTGTTTGCCTACTCGGATTTTGCCTACTTCGCATGGCCCCGCTATCAGGCAGACGAAGCCTCGCGCAGCTGGGAAAACCTGATACAAATGTCTTATGAAAAAGGGAATTGGGCGTTCTTCGGACGGTATCGGTACAAAATGCGGGAGAAGAACAATGAGGCGAAGACGGGACTGATTGACCAGACGACACACCGCGGACGGCTGTCGGCAGACTATGACGGTGGGATATGGACGGCGAAGACGCAAGGCGACATCGCCTATTCCACATATAAGAAGAACAGTTTCGGATGGATGGTGACGCAGAATCTTTCCTGTAAGCCCCTGGCGTGGATAGACGTGAATGCAAGTCTGGGCTATTTCCACACCGATGACTACGATTCGCGCCTCTATACTTATGAGCGAGGGATGCTCTATACGTTCAATTTCCCTGCTTTTTACGGCGAAGGCATCAGATATGCGTTGCGGGTGCGGGCTGATATTTCGAAGGAGTGGATGGTGATGGCTCGACTGGCAGTGACCGACTATTTCGACCGTGACCATATCTCAAGCGGTCTGCAGCAAATCAACCGCTCGTCGATGAGCGACTTGGAACTGCAACTGCGGTGGAAGTTTTGA
- a CDS encoding DUF4294 domain-containing protein: MRNYQYICRRMNTRTLLITALLAASVHAAGQTVLPEEREVKMDEPTFVPTLKVGKVLLDGDSVQFMELNNIYVYPPVELKTKRERRKYNQLVNNVKKVLPIAKEANTIIIETYEYLQTLPNKKAKDEHMKLVEKDIKKKYTPRMKKLTYSQGKLLIKLIYRECNSSSYNLIQAFLGPVKAGFYQAFAWAFGASLKKGYDAEGVDRLTERVVLMVESGQL, translated from the coding sequence ATGAGAAATTATCAGTACATTTGCCGCAGAATGAACACACGCACACTCCTCATCACAGCCCTGCTCGCCGCATCAGTGCACGCCGCCGGGCAGACCGTGCTTCCCGAAGAGCGGGAGGTAAAGATGGATGAGCCCACGTTCGTCCCCACACTGAAAGTGGGAAAGGTGTTGCTCGACGGCGACTCCGTACAGTTCATGGAACTGAACAACATCTACGTCTATCCACCCGTGGAACTCAAGACAAAACGGGAAAGGCGCAAATACAACCAACTGGTCAACAACGTGAAGAAGGTGCTGCCCATCGCCAAAGAGGCAAACACCATCATCATCGAGACTTACGAATACCTCCAGACGCTGCCCAACAAAAAGGCAAAGGACGAGCACATGAAACTGGTGGAGAAAGACATCAAGAAGAAATACACGCCACGCATGAAGAAGCTCACCTACTCGCAGGGCAAACTGCTCATCAAACTCATCTATCGCGAGTGCAACTCCTCGTCCTACAACCTCATACAGGCATTTCTCGGACCCGTGAAAGCGGGATTCTACCAGGCTTTTGCGTGGGCGTTCGGCGCATCACTGAAGAAAGGATACGACGCTGAAGGCGTTGACCGGCTCACCGAACGCGTCGTGCTCATGGTAGAGTCCGGACAACTCTGA
- a CDS encoding RagB/SusD family nutrient uptake outer membrane protein: MKTLKYFVIGLTALLTFNSCGESFFDTEYTTYLGEEEAQTAAGRNPDVFTNGMWSWNVAYQGRHDSFGFMSVCKYLEVMGEDIAFQTSSWFNYDYQLDYRLEAWVRTSTIWTHFYTLITKANEVIALYPKGGETAGEKGLIGQAYAIRGMSYYYLIQIYQDYLAANGTSFNMDAPGVPIMYNICDGKTEEEMAAAKGRNTVADVLEFTQMNLEKGVELLSDGFVRKNKNSIDVSVANGLLARFYLLTQQWQKAADAANAARQGYTIMDQTALMSGFNDVSNGEWMWGFNHTTETTTSYASFLSHMDCDNVGYGRNYPFLIDAKLYDEISETDYRKDLFNGPNGDPSATYAGAKRPWAARKFKMKDSFLGDYIYMRAAEMVLIEAEAYAHLGNGSKAATVLKELMSKRDPEWNESSVDVEDVYLQRRIELWGEGFTYFDLKRLNKGIDRSYQGNNHNYRFVVPAHDVRWTFQIPRSEIQENDRIDESEQNP, encoded by the coding sequence ATGAAAACATTAAAATATTTTGTGATTGGTCTTACCGCGCTTCTGACTTTCAACTCTTGCGGTGAGAGTTTCTTCGACACTGAATACACCACCTACTTGGGTGAGGAAGAAGCACAGACGGCTGCCGGAAGAAACCCCGACGTGTTCACCAACGGTATGTGGTCGTGGAACGTTGCCTATCAGGGACGTCATGACAGCTTCGGCTTCATGAGCGTATGCAAATACCTCGAAGTGATGGGCGAAGACATCGCTTTCCAGACATCTTCCTGGTTCAACTATGACTACCAGCTCGACTACCGTCTGGAGGCGTGGGTACGCACCAGCACCATCTGGACCCACTTCTACACGCTGATTACCAAGGCAAACGAGGTTATCGCACTCTATCCTAAGGGTGGAGAGACAGCCGGCGAGAAAGGCTTGATCGGACAGGCATACGCCATTCGCGGTATGTCTTACTACTACCTGATTCAGATTTATCAGGACTATCTCGCAGCCAACGGCACCAGCTTCAACATGGACGCTCCCGGCGTGCCTATCATGTACAACATTTGTGACGGCAAGACCGAAGAGGAAATGGCTGCAGCGAAAGGACGTAACACGGTTGCTGACGTTCTCGAGTTCACACAGATGAACCTCGAGAAGGGTGTTGAACTGCTGAGCGACGGATTCGTGCGCAAGAACAAGAACTCTATCGACGTAAGCGTGGCTAACGGTCTGCTCGCACGCTTCTACCTGCTCACACAGCAGTGGCAGAAAGCTGCCGACGCAGCCAATGCAGCCCGTCAGGGATACACCATCATGGATCAGACAGCGCTGATGTCAGGTTTCAACGATGTTTCCAATGGTGAGTGGATGTGGGGCTTCAACCACACCACAGAGACCACGACCAGCTACGCTTCGTTCCTCTCACACATGGACTGCGACAACGTAGGCTACGGACGTAACTATCCGTTCCTCATCGACGCCAAACTGTACGACGAAATCTCTGAAACCGACTACCGCAAGGACCTGTTCAACGGTCCCAACGGCGACCCGTCGGCAACCTATGCCGGTGCTAAGAGACCATGGGCTGCCCGCAAGTTCAAGATGAAGGACAGCTTCCTGGGCGACTACATCTACATGCGTGCAGCAGAAATGGTGCTCATCGAGGCAGAGGCATACGCACACCTCGGCAACGGCAGCAAAGCAGCTACCGTGCTGAAGGAGCTCATGTCAAAGCGCGATCCAGAGTGGAACGAGAGCAGCGTTGACGTAGAAGACGTTTACCTGCAGCGCCGTATCGAACTCTGGGGCGAAGGCTTCACCTACTTCGACCTGAAGCGTCTGAACAAGGGTATCGACCGCAGCTACCAAGGCAACAACCACAACTACAGATTCGTCGTTCCTGCACACGACGTGCGCTGGACCTTCCAGATTCCACGCTCTGAGATTCAGGAGAACGACCGCATCGACGAGAGTGAGCAGAACCCATAA